One Nicotiana sylvestris chromosome 12, ASM39365v2, whole genome shotgun sequence genomic window carries:
- the LOC138882898 gene encoding uncharacterized protein translates to MAGNEERVVIEAARPILANMTQAIVKPDITGHFELKQYMVQLIQSTRLFVGLSHEDPQRHIQNFLEITDTYNYPNVSKDYVRLTLFPFSLIGEVKEWLNKEPANSIRIWDDLARKLLIKFFPTKKTKVLRSQILGFEQREGETLRQAWERYKKMLRDCPHHCQTDEVLGHTFVDRLDDASKMNLDSACGGSCMARPYSEIQILLHNFTTNDNNWQGEGDSRKAVKQKSVGLLELDEVSAMRADIAKLANQMTRMTMQQPQTMQHVQQMNICCELCGDNHMSDMCPTNPESIYYVGQQNRGPPNQQAQYGNSYNPNWRNHPNFSWGGNQQNQNQHRPQGNFNQPQRPPQQMEESTNDLLKKLLIDNQQLRTDFRNLERQMG, encoded by the coding sequence ATGGCGGGTAATGAAGAACGCGTGGTGATTGAAGCCGCAAGGCCCATTCtggctaatatgactcaggctattgtgaagcctgacATCACTGGGCACTTTGAGCTGAAACAATACATGGTGCAGCTGATCCAATCCACAAGGTTGTTTGTGGGTttatctcatgaagacccgcagaggcacattcagaatttctTGGAAATTACGGATACCTACAACTATCCGAACGTTTCAaaggactatgtcaggctgacACTCTTCCCCTTTTCACTGATTGGGGAAGTTAAGGAGTGGTTGAATAAAGAGCCAGCAAATTCAATCCGtatttgggatgatctggcaaggAAACTCTTAATCAAGTTCTTCCCCACTAAGAAAACAAAGGTATTGAGGAGTCAAATTCTTGGGTTTGAACAACGAGAGGGCGAGACACTGCGTCAAGCATGGGAAAGGTACAAGAAGATGCTCAGAGACTGTCCTCATCATTGTCAGACGGATGAAGTATTGGGTCACACTTTTGTAGATAGATTAGATGATGCTTcgaagatgaatcttgattccGCTTGTGGGGGTAGTTGCATGGCCAGACCGTACAGTGAAATCCAAATCTTGCTGCATAACTTCACTACTAATGATAATAACTGGCAAGGTGAGGGTGATTCACGAaaagcagttaagcaaaaatCAGTTGGGTTACTTGAGTTAGACGAAGTATCAGCCATGAGAGCCGACATTGCAAAGCTGGCCAATCAGATGACTCGGATGACAATGCAACAACCACAAACAATGCAACACGTACAACAGATGAATATTTGTTGCGAACTCTGTGGTGACAATCATATGAGTGATATGTGCCCCACGAATCCAGAGTCCATCTATTATGTGGGGCAACAGAACAGAGGTCCACCAAATCAGCAGGCACAATACGGGAATTCTTATAATCCTAACTGGAGGAATCATCCCAACTTCTCATGGGGTGGAAATCAGCAGAATCAGAATCAGCATAGACCCCAAGGGAATTTCAATCAGCCTCAGAGACCACCCCAACAAATGGAAGAGAGTACCAATGATCTACTAAAGAAgttattgattgacaatcagcaaCTCAGGACCGACTTTAGAAATCTTGAAAGGCAAATGGGGTAG